The following are encoded in a window of Rubellicoccus peritrichatus genomic DNA:
- the fmt gene encoding methionyl-tRNA formyltransferase, which produces MVASRKFVFMGSDAIALPLLDWLHKHAVEFDAELVSVFSQPDRPKGRGRKLQPNPISAWALEKGVDLHRPEKPDADTIEYFKSNDIQLALVMAYGHLLRRALLATPPRGFVNFHASLLPKYRGASPVESAVASGEHETGVSLMEIIPAMDAGPVCDVERVSINASDTGHSTRGKLATACVPLIARNLEALLNGSASFVEQTESDATYCRKLSKTDGLLDFSVPAETLAARINGLDPWPGCFCDHRETRIKLREASFVKTKALADVGTVIGFEEGKVCIATGDGVLRIACLQRPGGRMLPAIDFLRGYELSIGAVLSGGPMEPLSQDRPFKR; this is translated from the coding sequence ATGGTCGCATCACGCAAATTCGTTTTCATGGGGTCGGACGCCATTGCGCTTCCGTTACTCGATTGGTTACACAAGCACGCAGTAGAGTTCGATGCGGAGCTGGTTAGTGTTTTCAGTCAGCCGGACCGTCCGAAAGGACGTGGTCGTAAGTTGCAACCCAATCCGATTTCAGCCTGGGCTTTGGAAAAGGGGGTCGATCTGCATCGTCCGGAGAAACCGGATGCGGATACGATTGAATATTTTAAATCCAATGACATTCAACTCGCATTGGTCATGGCCTATGGACATCTACTGAGGCGAGCTCTCCTTGCTACACCTCCGCGCGGTTTTGTGAACTTTCATGCCTCGCTTTTGCCAAAGTATCGTGGGGCATCCCCGGTAGAATCTGCCGTCGCCAGTGGTGAACATGAGACGGGTGTCAGCCTTATGGAGATCATTCCGGCCATGGATGCGGGGCCGGTATGTGATGTGGAACGCGTATCCATTAATGCGAGTGATACGGGACATTCGACCCGGGGAAAATTGGCGACTGCCTGCGTACCCCTAATTGCTCGTAATCTTGAAGCATTGCTGAATGGATCTGCTTCGTTTGTTGAACAGACTGAGTCTGATGCGACCTACTGTCGAAAGCTATCTAAAACTGATGGCTTGCTTGATTTTTCAGTTCCGGCTGAAACACTGGCCGCTCGGATCAATGGCCTCGATCCGTGGCCGGGTTGTTTTTGCGACCATAGGGAGACACGCATTAAGCTCCGAGAAGCCAGTTTCGTCAAAACGAAGGCATTGGCTGATGTGGGAACCGTTATTGGATTTGAGGAAGGAAAAGTTTGCATCGCAACCGGCGATGGAGTGTTGCGAATAGCTTGCCTGCAACGGCCGGGAGGCAGGATGCTTCCCGCGATTGATTTCCTGAGAGGCTACGAGTTGTCAATTGGTGCCGTCCTGAGTGGAGGCCCCATGGAGCCACTATCTCAGGATCGTCCTTTTAAGCGATAA
- a CDS encoding Ig-like domain-containing protein has product MNKKISAIIASFRMRSCIQRTNWSLSVVALRQWSILLPLLLLSAFQTKELAGGTFESVDIGTNGAPNGYWRFTPNAYDINPTEDFAVMLFFHGNGLGGNGTTDLSVLQNYALNGGINTPSKSFHQYFDTNEVLIFTPQSTGDGWGQAMVREFLDYVVSEYRVDRSRIYMTGLSGGAGGIHSFINNDPDAVEVTAFFTTATVGTVEEPAAAFVGTLCPYMIINNHGDSYGGIGAATSIASRIAGHIAGTPPAALRDAYPGDGVSGDYTASFDVNTGWTWTPGLVTTQTGNPIVTIYPGSHHNSWNTAYTTQGNFDWLLSHVKPVTIINAPAGDIISPKGASITFSGSSTAPDGTPIPGSSIYWNSSIDGDLGTGSSITVNNLSYGIHRIRCMGVDSDNYGGPTSITVTVPYDQSFTANIDFGHLDTTATGWNNFDDQTNGIIQDIQGTNNESTSVRIEIQTPFAGRGTNGVDSTVLYPALVQKDHFYTTSTSPRGELLIQGLNPGQSYDFTFFGSRNQGGSSNLITRYTLGSQYVTLETRQNTDQTASINGYIADSSGKVILEVERDQSVSSSTKAYLSSLVITTQGAGGGTGNIAPVANNDAATTDEGVAVTVDVLSNDSDFDGGPNPLSILTFSSTANGGIANVNETLVYTPNAGFSGTETFDYTITDGEDSATATVTITVNGAPPPNIAPVAVNDTAITDEDVAINIAVLANDSDADGGPSALSISIVTTPTNGTAAIQGSEITYTPVAGYFGTDSFNYTITDGEDSATATVNVTINEVVAPPIGGTLFSQDFEGSTTVGDYVSTTPDSGQFDDISAEASAGTWSIANGQLQITRLGSSNDAGLSRVNDALLDDPDLLKFSMELVISNVPSTWSELLVIELGDWSGVADYGSGGNVSYLFERMQIKGDDTGEYKILIDGQASSVITADGSVKQLNWYINNGASTTSYTGLESVNPILHNLAAGTADVWMDDVLVLSAIPVGSAAAINDFRIRLSSNVAYTVGFESIAVSDTLDEATNVAPTPVDDTILTDEGQLVAIDALVNDTDPDGGPSALTLISVDSASYGLAVVNGNQIDYTPNPGFYGTDSFNYTVSDGDATASALITVTVNDTSTAGNLSSANLSGINIGQGLGSSRILAGGEWELNALGTGTSGTLDASYGELETVDGDFSVVVKVQDLGPYGIASVAGLTVRESTAADSVMLQFGINADSSYYQANRTSTGANASTSTPTGTASLPNGWLMIERVGDTLSLATSTDGNSYSVIDTVILAGLANSLQVGLFAHSGDNTDYARVLVSDYAVEAAYAVFLQDFSASTLLADYVSATPGDAIFDDISAESAGGNWSIVNGTLSIDRTGASAGGTNDAGFSRITNVIGDPDLLKVSFDLSLNNIPETWSELMHFELGAWSVVGDYGSGGNLSYLYDRMSIAGSNIGNFRLRINGINSAVFSADGSTYTVTWCMNRSAASVNYIGPDASTYSLAAGTCDLWLGTTAVLTGVNSGNYSGNTVEDFRVRIPSAFDLNITFDNILIEDQF; this is encoded by the coding sequence ATGAATAAAAAGATATCGGCGATTATCGCCAGCTTCCGCATGCGCTCATGCATCCAAAGAACCAATTGGTCACTATCCGTAGTTGCTCTGCGTCAGTGGTCGATTTTACTACCGCTTCTGCTGTTATCTGCCTTTCAAACGAAAGAACTGGCTGGCGGGACATTTGAATCAGTAGATATTGGAACCAATGGAGCTCCAAACGGTTACTGGAGATTCACTCCAAATGCCTATGACATAAATCCAACAGAAGATTTTGCAGTAATGCTCTTTTTCCACGGCAACGGCTTGGGTGGAAATGGGACGACAGACTTAAGTGTTCTGCAGAACTATGCCTTAAACGGAGGGATAAATACTCCATCCAAGTCTTTCCACCAGTATTTTGATACCAATGAAGTCCTTATTTTCACTCCGCAGTCAACTGGTGACGGCTGGGGCCAAGCAATGGTTCGAGAATTCCTGGATTATGTCGTCTCCGAATACCGTGTGGACCGAAGTCGCATTTATATGACCGGTCTCAGCGGAGGTGCTGGAGGAATTCATTCTTTCATCAATAATGATCCAGATGCTGTCGAAGTAACAGCATTCTTCACCACTGCAACTGTGGGTACAGTAGAAGAACCGGCGGCCGCATTCGTCGGAACGCTTTGCCCCTACATGATTATTAACAATCACGGTGACAGCTATGGTGGAATAGGCGCGGCAACAAGCATAGCCAGTCGAATCGCAGGGCATATAGCAGGCACTCCACCAGCAGCATTAAGGGATGCCTATCCAGGTGATGGAGTCAGTGGGGACTACACAGCTTCTTTTGATGTCAACACTGGTTGGACCTGGACTCCCGGTCTCGTAACAACACAGACAGGCAACCCAATAGTCACCATCTATCCAGGATCGCATCACAACAGCTGGAACACAGCTTATACGACACAGGGAAATTTTGACTGGCTTCTGTCACACGTTAAACCCGTGACAATAATCAACGCTCCCGCTGGCGATATCATTTCTCCCAAAGGAGCAAGCATCACGTTCAGTGGCTCATCAACAGCACCCGATGGAACACCAATTCCCGGAAGTTCAATCTACTGGAACAGCAGCATTGATGGTGATCTTGGTACGGGTTCCAGTATTACTGTGAATAATCTGAGCTACGGCATACACCGTATTCGATGCATGGGAGTCGATAGCGATAACTATGGAGGACCAACATCAATAACAGTCACAGTCCCCTATGACCAATCGTTTACAGCAAATATTGATTTCGGACACCTGGATACAACCGCCACAGGGTGGAATAACTTTGATGACCAAACGAATGGCATTATTCAGGACATACAAGGTACTAATAATGAATCAACAAGTGTGCGTATCGAGATCCAAACTCCTTTTGCAGGTAGAGGTACGAATGGAGTTGACTCAACAGTACTCTATCCAGCCCTCGTCCAGAAGGATCACTTCTATACGACTTCGACATCGCCAAGAGGTGAACTCTTGATTCAAGGGCTGAATCCCGGACAATCCTATGACTTTACTTTCTTTGGATCACGTAACCAGGGCGGAAGCAGTAACTTGATTACGCGCTACACACTTGGCAGCCAGTACGTAACCTTGGAAACCCGCCAGAACACAGATCAGACCGCTTCGATCAACGGTTACATTGCAGATTCTTCAGGAAAAGTGATTCTGGAAGTCGAACGCGATCAGAGTGTATCCAGTTCAACCAAGGCTTACCTCAGTTCTCTCGTCATCACAACCCAAGGAGCAGGCGGAGGCACAGGCAACATTGCCCCAGTAGCCAACAACGATGCTGCGACAACAGATGAAGGCGTCGCAGTTACCGTTGATGTATTAAGTAATGACTCCGATTTCGATGGTGGCCCAAATCCCTTATCAATCTTGACCTTTAGCAGCACCGCAAATGGAGGTATTGCAAACGTCAACGAAACGCTCGTTTACACACCTAATGCTGGGTTCTCAGGAACGGAGACATTTGATTACACAATCACTGACGGTGAAGACAGCGCAACCGCAACAGTGACGATTACTGTTAACGGGGCTCCTCCACCAAACATTGCGCCAGTCGCAGTCAATGATACGGCAATCACTGACGAAGATGTCGCAATCAACATCGCCGTCCTGGCCAATGATTCCGATGCCGATGGAGGACCATCTGCGCTAAGTATCTCAATTGTTACCACTCCGACAAATGGAACCGCCGCAATCCAAGGAAGTGAGATCACTTACACTCCTGTCGCAGGATACTTTGGCACTGACAGTTTCAACTATACCATCACTGATGGAGAAGACAGTGCAACTGCCACAGTCAATGTGACTATCAATGAAGTCGTTGCACCACCAATTGGAGGTACTCTTTTCAGTCAGGACTTTGAAGGCTCAACCACCGTCGGTGATTATGTTTCGACAACGCCTGACAGCGGACAGTTCGACGATATCAGTGCCGAAGCAAGCGCAGGAACTTGGAGCATTGCAAATGGACAACTGCAAATCACGCGTTTGGGTTCCAGCAACGATGCAGGACTCAGTCGGGTAAACGACGCACTACTCGACGATCCTGACTTACTGAAATTCTCAATGGAACTGGTGATCAGCAATGTGCCCAGCACGTGGAGCGAATTACTCGTCATCGAGCTTGGAGACTGGTCCGGTGTTGCCGACTACGGCAGTGGCGGGAATGTCAGTTACCTTTTCGAACGCATGCAAATAAAAGGTGATGACACTGGAGAATACAAGATCCTGATTGATGGCCAGGCATCTTCCGTCATCACAGCTGACGGCTCTGTAAAGCAACTGAACTGGTACATCAACAATGGTGCATCAACAACAAGCTATACCGGACTGGAATCCGTAAATCCAATTTTGCACAACCTCGCCGCAGGCACTGCCGATGTGTGGATGGATGATGTTCTCGTTCTTTCTGCTATTCCTGTTGGATCGGCAGCAGCAATCAACGACTTCCGGATACGCTTATCTTCAAACGTGGCTTACACTGTTGGTTTTGAAAGTATCGCAGTCAGTGATACGCTGGATGAGGCTACGAACGTAGCCCCTACTCCAGTCGATGATACAATATTAACCGATGAAGGCCAATTGGTTGCCATCGATGCCCTGGTCAATGATACTGATCCAGACGGAGGGCCAAGCGCGCTTACGTTAATCTCTGTCGATTCAGCGTCCTATGGCTTGGCGGTTGTGAATGGAAATCAAATTGATTACACACCGAACCCTGGATTCTACGGAACGGATTCATTTAATTACACTGTGAGTGATGGTGACGCAACAGCGAGCGCCCTGATCACAGTGACAGTCAATGATACATCGACTGCGGGCAATTTGAGTTCTGCAAACCTGAGTGGAATCAACATCGGGCAAGGCTTGGGTTCCAGCCGTATACTTGCTGGTGGCGAGTGGGAGCTCAATGCACTGGGAACCGGCACCTCGGGAACACTTGATGCAAGCTACGGTGAACTTGAAACCGTGGACGGTGACTTCTCTGTCGTTGTAAAAGTTCAGGATCTAGGGCCTTACGGCATCGCTTCTGTTGCCGGCCTGACCGTACGCGAATCAACTGCTGCTGACTCCGTCATGCTTCAGTTTGGCATCAATGCAGATAGCTCTTACTATCAGGCAAATCGCACATCAACCGGAGCCAATGCATCGACTTCGACTCCTACCGGGACAGCAAGTCTGCCGAATGGCTGGCTGATGATCGAACGTGTTGGTGATACGCTAAGCCTGGCGACCTCAACCGATGGCAACAGCTACTCTGTAATTGATACGGTTATACTTGCCGGCCTGGCCAACAGTCTGCAAGTCGGGCTTTTTGCACACAGTGGTGATAATACCGATTACGCCAGAGTGTTGGTGAGTGACTATGCCGTGGAAGCCGCCTATGCCGTCTTCCTGCAGGACTTCTCCGCTTCCACTCTTCTGGCAGATTATGTATCGGCAACTCCAGGCGATGCCATATTTGACGATATCAGTGCGGAAAGCGCTGGAGGCAACTGGAGTATCGTCAACGGTACTTTAAGCATTGATCGCACTGGAGCCAGTGCCGGGGGAACCAATGATGCGGGATTCAGTCGTATCACCAACGTCATCGGCGACCCTGATTTACTGAAAGTCTCCTTTGACCTAAGTCTCAACAACATACCTGAAACCTGGAGTGAACTCATGCATTTTGAGTTAGGTGCATGGAGCGTGGTTGGGGATTATGGCAGCGGCGGCAATCTGTCCTATCTTTATGACCGTATGTCGATCGCAGGCAGTAACATCGGAAACTTCCGCCTCAGGATCAATGGAATCAATTCTGCAGTATTCTCAGCAGATGGCAGTACTTATACTGTGACCTGGTGCATGAATCGTTCAGCTGCTTCTGTAAATTACATCGGCCCGGATGCATCTACATACAGCCTCGCCGCTGGAACATGTGACCTATGGCTCGGTACAACTGCTGTGCTTACCGGAGTCAATTCCGGAAACTATTCGGGCAACACTGTAGAAGATTTCCGTGTCCGCATCCCATCCGCCTTTGATCTCAATATCACGTTTGATAATATTCTTATTGAAGATCAGTTCTAA